From the genome of Salmonella enterica subsp. houtenae serovar Houten:
ATTAAACAGCAGCATCCGGTGATGCGTTTCTATGATGTCTTGCGCGGCGACATCCAGGCCGACCCTCAACTGGCCGGCGAAGATTTTATTATCCACCGCCGCGACGGACTGTTTGCTTATAATCTGGCCGTGGTGGTTGACGATCATTTTCAGGGAGTGACGGAGATCGTCCGCGGCGCGGATTTAATCGAACCGACCGTCCGACAACTTTCGCTGTATAAGCAGTTTGGCTGGCGCGCGCCGGGTTACATTCATCTTCCGTTGGCACTCAACGAACAAGGCGCTAAACTTTCCAAACAAAATCATGCCCCTGCGCTTCCAACGGGCGATCCGCGCCCGGTACTTGTCCAGGCATTACGCTTTTTGGGCCAGCGTGCCGTCGTAGCGTGGCAGGAGATGTCTGTTGAGGAGTTGCTGCGCTTTGCGGTGGCGCACTGGAGGCTTACAGCCGTACCCACATCGGCTAATGTAAATCCGGCATTCTCAAATGCGTCTCGCTGAGCTATGATTAGCCGCTATTTTTACTCATCGTCTTTCGCATCGCTGCGGCGTTAATGATGCTTACAGCCCGGGTCGCGTTGTTCTTTTACGTCCGTTTGCCGTAATGCGAAAGACACAGAGTCAGTTGATCTTATTAATGTATGACACTACCGAGGTGCGCTATTTTTACCCGAGTCGCTAATTTTTGCCGTAAGGTGTTAAGCCGCGAGGAGAGCGAGGCAGAACAAGCCGTCGCCCGTCCACACATGACGATTATCCCGCGTGAACAGCACGCTATCTCCCGCAAAGATATCAGTGAAAATGCCCTCAAGGTACTGTACCGACTGAACAAAGCGGGTTATGAAGCTTACCTGGTCGGCGGCGGCGTCCGCGATCTCCTGCTCGGCAAAAAGCCGAAGGATTTCGACGTGACCACCAACGCAACACCGGATCAGGTACGGAAATTATTCCGCAATTGCCGTCTGGTAGGGCGTCGTTTTCGCCTGGCTCACGTAATGTTTGGCCCGGAAATTATCGAAGTGGCAACGTTTCGTGGTCATCATGAAGGCAGTGAAAGTGACCGTACTACTTCCCAGCGTGGGCAAAACGGTATGCTGCTGCGCGATAATATCTTCGGCTCTATCGAAGAAGATGCTCAGCGCCGCGATTTCACCATCAACAGCCTTTACTACAGCGTGGCGGATTTTACCGTGCGTGATTACGTCGGCGGGATGCAGGATCTGAAAGAAGGCGTGATTCGTCTGATCGGCAATCCGGAAACGCGCTACCGCGAAGATCCGGTTCGGATGCTGCGCGCCGTACGTTTCGCCGCGAAGCTCCATATGCGTATTAGCCCTGAAACGGCTGAGCCAATCCCGCGTCTGGCAACCTTGCTAAACGACATTCCTCCCGCGCGCCTGTTCGAAGAGTCGCTGAAATTGTTGCAGGCAGGGAACGGTTTTGAAACCTATCAACAACTGCGGGAATACAACCTCTTCCAGCCGTTGTTTCCCACCATTACGCGTTATTTCACCGAAAACGGCGACAGCGCAATGGAACGCATCATTGCACAGGTGTTGAAGAATACGGATAACCGCATCCGTAACGAGATGCGCGTTAACCCGGCATTCTTGTTTGCCGCCATGTTCTGGTATCCGCTGCTGGAGATGGCGCAAAAAATCGCGCAGGAGAGCGGCCTTGCCTATTACGATGCTTTCGCGCTGGCCATGAATGACGTGCTGGATGAAGCCTGCCGTTCACTGGCGATCCCGAAACGCCTTACCACGCTTACCCGTGATATCTGGCAGCTTCAGTTACGGATGTCGCGACGTCAGGGCAAACGCGCCTGGAAGCTGATGGAACATCCGAAATTCCGCGCCGCATTTGATTTGCTGGAGCTGCGCGCTCAGGTGGAAAATAATACTGAACTGCAACGTCTGGCGCAGTGGTGGGGCGAGTTTCAGGCTTCCGCGCCGCCGGAGCAAAAAGGGATGCTCAACGAGCTGGACGACGATCCTGCGCCACGCCGCCGCCGTTCACGTCCGCGCCGAAAAGCGCCGCGTCGCGAGGGCACCGTATGACGATCGCGTATATCGCGCTTGGCAGTAATCTGGCCTCTCCGCTGGAGCAGGTCAATGCTGCCCTGCAGGCTATCGCCGATATTCCCGATAGCCGTATCGTCGCGGTCTCTTCGTTTTACCGCACGCCGCCGCTTGGTCCACAGGATCAGCCTGACTACCTGAACGCCGCGGTGGCGCTGGATACGGCGCTCAGCGCAGAAGCGCTGCTCAACCATACCCAGCGCATTGAACTGCAGCAGGGCCGCACACGCAAAGCAGAACGCTGGGGGCCGCGTACGCTGGACCTTGATATTATGCTGTTTGGCGATAGCGTGATTCATACCGAACGTCTGACAGTACCGCACTACGACATGAAAAACCGTGGCTTTATGCTGTGGCCGCTGTTTGAAATTGCTCCCGATCTGGTTTTCCCCGATGGACTCCCCCTGCGACAGCAACTGACATTTCTGGCAGTAGAAAAACCTGCCGGCTGGTAAAGGATATGCTCCTTTCTTTAGCGTTTACTGCTGTCATGCCAATCGATTGCTTAAATCAATTGCCCCCCTGGATATGACTGTTAGAATGCCGGTAAATATGAACTTTACCATCAGGAAACGTTATGAAACCTACCACTATCGCCCTGCTGCAAAAGTATAAGCAAGAAAAAAAACGCTTCGCCACCATTACCGCCTACGATTACAGTTTTGCCAAACTGTTCGCCGATGAAGGACTGAGTGTGATGCTGGTCGGCGACTCGCTGGGCATGACGGTACAGGGGCACGACTCCACGTTGCCGGTGACCGTGGAAGATATCGCCTACCACACTCGCGCGGTACGTCGCGGCGCGCCGAACTGCCTGCTGCTCGCCGATCTGCCGTTTATGGCTTACGCTACGCCGGAACAAACCTTCGAGAACGCCGCCGTCGTGATGCGCGCGGGGGCCAATATGGTCAAAATCGAGGGCGGCGCATGGCTTACCGATACCGTGAAAATGCTGACCGAACGTGCGGTACCGGTGTGCGGTCATCTGGGGCTAACGCCGCAGTCGGTCAATATTTTTGGCGGTTACAAAGTTCAGGGGCGCGGTGATGCGGGCGATCGACTGCTCAGTGATGCTCTGGCGCTGGAAGCGGCGGGCGCACAACTACTGGTGCTGGAGTGCGTGCCGGTCGAGCTGGCGAAACGCGTCACCGAAGCCTTACGCATCCCGGTGATCGGCATCGGCGCGGGTAATGTCACCGACGGGCAGATCCTCGTCATGCATGACGCCTTCGGCATTACTGGCGGGCATATCCCTAAATTTGCGAAAAATTTCCTCGCCGAAGCGGGCGACATACGCGCCGCCGTACGGCAGTATATGGCTGAAGTCGCGTCCAGCGTTTATCCGGGCGAAGAACACAGTTTCCATTAATTTTCCGACTGAGAGCATTTGTAGGCCGGAGAGGATGCTTTTGCGTCGCCACCCGCCCAACTGCCTGATGGCGCTACGCTTATCAGGCCTACAGATTATCAGGCAACTCAAGGAGTCACGGTGTGTTAATTATTGAAACCCTGCCGCTGCTGCGCCAGCATATCCGCCGTTTGCGTCTGGAAGGCAAACGTATTGCGCTGGTGCCAACGATGGGTAACTTGCATGATGGACATATGAAACTTATTGATGAAGCTAGAGACCGCGCTGATGTGGTAGTGGCCAGTATCTTCGTCAACCCGATGCAGTTTGATCGCCCGGACGATCTGACGCGCTATCCACGCACGTTGCAGGAAGATTGTGAAAAGCTGAATAAGCGCAAAGTCGATATCATATTTGCCCCGGCTCCGGACCAGATCTATCCGCAGGGTGCGGAAGGACAAACGTATGTTGACGTTCCCGGCCTCTCCACCATGCTGGAAGGCGCCAGCCGTCCGGGACACTTCCGCGGCGTTTCCACCATCGTCAGCAAGCTGTTCAATCTGATCCAACCGGATCTCGCCTGCTTTGGCGAGAAGGATTTCCAGCAACTGGCATTGATCCGCAAAATGGTCGCCGATATGGGCTATGATATTGAGATCGTCGGCGTACCTATCGTCCGCGCTAAAGACGGACTGGCGCTTAGTTCGCGTAACGGCTACCTGAC
Proteins encoded in this window:
- the gluQ gene encoding glutamyl-Q tRNA(Asp) synthetase; amino-acid sequence: MTGGSFPALFFIARSMSDSHYIGRFAPSPSGELHFGSLIAALGSYLQARAQRGVWRVRIEDIDPPREVPGAAATILRQLEHYGLHWDGEVLWQSQRHEAYREALAWLHEQGLSYYCTCPRSRIQRLGGIYDGHCRTLCHGPENAAVRIKQQHPVMRFYDVLRGDIQADPQLAGEDFIIHRRDGLFAYNLAVVVDDHFQGVTEIVRGADLIEPTVRQLSLYKQFGWRAPGYIHLPLALNEQGAKLSKQNHAPALPTGDPRPVLVQALRFLGQRAVVAWQEMSVEELLRFAVAHWRLTAVPTSANVNPAFSNASR
- the folK gene encoding 2-amino-4-hydroxy-6-hydroxymethyldihyropteridine pyrophosphokinase, with product MTIAYIALGSNLASPLEQVNAALQAIADIPDSRIVAVSSFYRTPPLGPQDQPDYLNAAVALDTALSAEALLNHTQRIELQQGRTRKAERWGPRTLDLDIMLFGDSVIHTERLTVPHYDMKNRGFMLWPLFEIAPDLVFPDGLPLRQQLTFLAVEKPAGW
- the pcnB gene encoding poly(A) polymerase, which translates into the protein MTLPRCAIFTRVANFCRKVLSREESEAEQAVARPHMTIIPREQHAISRKDISENALKVLYRLNKAGYEAYLVGGGVRDLLLGKKPKDFDVTTNATPDQVRKLFRNCRLVGRRFRLAHVMFGPEIIEVATFRGHHEGSESDRTTSQRGQNGMLLRDNIFGSIEEDAQRRDFTINSLYYSVADFTVRDYVGGMQDLKEGVIRLIGNPETRYREDPVRMLRAVRFAAKLHMRISPETAEPIPRLATLLNDIPPARLFEESLKLLQAGNGFETYQQLREYNLFQPLFPTITRYFTENGDSAMERIIAQVLKNTDNRIRNEMRVNPAFLFAAMFWYPLLEMAQKIAQESGLAYYDAFALAMNDVLDEACRSLAIPKRLTTLTRDIWQLQLRMSRRQGKRAWKLMEHPKFRAAFDLLELRAQVENNTELQRLAQWWGEFQASAPPEQKGMLNELDDDPAPRRRRSRPRRKAPRREGTV
- the panC gene encoding pantoate:beta-alanine ligase, which encodes MLIIETLPLLRQHIRRLRLEGKRIALVPTMGNLHDGHMKLIDEARDRADVVVASIFVNPMQFDRPDDLTRYPRTLQEDCEKLNKRKVDIIFAPAPDQIYPQGAEGQTYVDVPGLSTMLEGASRPGHFRGVSTIVSKLFNLIQPDLACFGEKDFQQLALIRKMVADMGYDIEIVGVPIVRAKDGLALSSRNGYLTVEQRKIAPVLYKVMSNLGEKLQAGERDLEEIIAIAGQELKEKGFRPDDIQIRDADTLFELTDATQRAVILMSAWLGQARLIDNQVVALS
- the panB gene encoding 3-methyl-2-oxobutanoate hydroxymethyltransferase, which translates into the protein MKPTTIALLQKYKQEKKRFATITAYDYSFAKLFADEGLSVMLVGDSLGMTVQGHDSTLPVTVEDIAYHTRAVRRGAPNCLLLADLPFMAYATPEQTFENAAVVMRAGANMVKIEGGAWLTDTVKMLTERAVPVCGHLGLTPQSVNIFGGYKVQGRGDAGDRLLSDALALEAAGAQLLVLECVPVELAKRVTEALRIPVIGIGAGNVTDGQILVMHDAFGITGGHIPKFAKNFLAEAGDIRAAVRQYMAEVASSVYPGEEHSFH